From Desulfomicrobium apsheronum, the proteins below share one genomic window:
- a CDS encoding LemA family protein, with amino-acid sequence MIAFLVVLALVAAILLWAILIYNGLVRMRNMVQEAWSGIDVQLKRRTDLIPNLVSTVKGYAVHEKGTLEEVIRLRGVAQNAQGVGETAQAQGLLGAALGKLFALAENYPDLKANANFAQLQTSLGEIEDEVQLSRRYYNGAVRNLNIAVESFPSNLIAGRFGFEKAEFFELESPSERAVPKVEF; translated from the coding sequence GCCATCCTCATCTACAACGGCCTGGTGCGCATGCGCAACATGGTGCAGGAGGCCTGGAGCGGGATCGACGTGCAGCTCAAGCGACGCACGGACCTGATCCCCAACCTCGTGTCCACGGTCAAGGGGTACGCCGTGCACGAAAAGGGCACTCTGGAAGAGGTCATCCGCTTGCGCGGAGTAGCCCAGAACGCGCAGGGCGTGGGCGAGACAGCCCAGGCGCAGGGCCTTCTGGGGGCGGCGCTGGGCAAGCTTTTCGCGCTGGCCGAAAACTATCCGGACCTCAAGGCCAACGCCAATTTCGCCCAGTTGCAGACTTCCCTCGGCGAGATCGAGGACGAGGTGCAGCTCTCCCGGCGCTATTACAACGGGGCGGTGCGCAATCTGAATATCGCGGTGGAGTCCTTCCCGTCCAATCTGATCGCCGGGCGCTTCGGCTTTGAGAAGGCAGAATTCTTCGAACTGGAAAGTCCGTCGGAGCGGGCCGTGCCCAAGGTGGAGTTCTAG